The Miscanthus floridulus cultivar M001 chromosome 17, ASM1932011v1, whole genome shotgun sequence genome has a window encoding:
- the LOC136517178 gene encoding zinc finger BED domain-containing protein RICESLEEPER 1-like isoform X4, protein MVGPARQVDGASDIFSQSPLYLLLSVADASSSSCGLERARRPPAPSRNGAGEAAMADEDGLLPIGLAPEGENDDDTRADAAALFGIDLGDGSAAPIDVDADGGEGATATANSNGSAPSVAGTDIWSGNAKEDYISVVAHYVSADWELQKKVIGLRLIEVKHTGENIAEKVACVIEEFGLLDKVFSVTLDNASSNAKAMETLTPMFAGYLGSEPAPTPLDPNKVKYHLVHQRCACHIINLIVKSGLKRFKPYTEDFRTAINFLNSSNQRIALFKNFCIAKGVRPRKFGLDMDVRWNATYLMLKHLLPYKDVFSVFINSNYGSTLLTASHWYIADKILEFLEVFYDSTVTLFGVYYPTSPLILHHLLDIITHLHESSNDQNLFSIVYPMKLKYLKYWKDIPLLYSFAFILDPRGKLRGLFNVLTIMQQKTGFDYSSYYGIVKIEIFKLFNKYEEKFGAARSQRRAAHPANITGKRKQAWGRIFGGPGASGVVGPSPASAPSPSLSTSAAACELSAYLDSDNVTAYEDDFDLLLWWRDHKLTYPVLSIIARDIMSVSVSTVSS, encoded by the exons ATGGTGGGCCCTGCTAGGCAAGTGGACGGAGCATCTGACATCTTCTCTCAAAGTCCTCTCTATTTACTATT gtcggtagccgatgcaTCGTCTTCTAGCTGCGGCTTAGAGCGTGCAAGGCGGCCACCCGCACCGTCGAGGAACGGGGCTGGAGAGGCGGCCATGGCCGACGAGGATGGCCTCCTGCCGATTGGCCTGGCCCCAGAGGGCGAGAACGACGACGACACTCGAGCCGACGCTGCTGCGTTGTTCGGTATCGATCTTGGGGACGGCTCTGCTGCTCCGATCGATGTGGACGCGGACGGTGGCGAAGGGGCGACGGCGACTGCGAACTCCAACGGCTCTGCTCCTTCAGTTGCTGGAACAG acatttggtctggtaatgcaaaGGAAGACTATAtcagtgttgttgctcactatgtgtCTGCTGACTGGGAGTTGCAGAAAAAGGTAATTGGTCTCCGCTTGATTGAGGTAAAACATACTGGTGAGAATATTGCAGAAAAAGTTGCTTGTGTGATTGAAGAATTTGGTTTGCTTGACAAAGTGTTCTCTGTTACTCTTGACAATGCTTCTTCcaatgctaaggctatggaaacattgacacctatgtttgctggttatCTGGGTTCTGAACCTGCACCTACACCTTTAGATCCTAATAAGGTTAAGTATCATCTtgtgcatcaacgttgtgcttgcCATATTATTAATCTGATAGTAAAATCTGGCTTAAAAAGGTTCAAACCTTACACTGAGGATTTCAGAACTGCTATTAACTTTTTGAATTCATCTAATCAAAGGATTGCTTTGTTCAAGAACTTTTGCAttgctaagggtgttagacctagaaaatttggtttggatatggatgttagatggaatgctacatatcttatgcttaaacaccTGCTTCCATATAAGGATGTTTTTTCTGTCTTCATTAATTCCAACTATGGCTCAACGTTGTTAACTGCAAGTCACTGGTATATTGCTGATAAAATACTTGAATTCCTAGAAGTTTTTTATGACTCCACAGTCACTCTTTttggtgtttactatccaactagtccacttattCTACACCATCTGCTAGATATTATAACTCATTTGCATGAAAGTTCAAATGATCAGAATCTGTTTTCTATTgtctatcctatgaagcttaaataccTAAAATACTGGAAGGACATACCTCTACTgtattcatttgcattcattcttgatcctagaggtaAATTGAGAGGTTTATTTAATGTTCTTACCATAATGCAACAAAAAACTGGTTTTGACTACAGTTCTTATTATGGTATTGTGAAAATTGAAATTTTCAAGTTGTTTAACAAGTATGAAgaaaagtttggtgcagctaggtctcaaaggagGGCTGCACATCCTGCAAACATCACAGGTAAGAGGAAGCAGGCATGGGGAAGAATTTTTGGAGGCCCTGGAGCATCTGGTGTTGTTGGACCTTCCCCTGCCTCTGCTCCCAGTCCTTCTTTATCTACTTCTGCTGCTGCTTGTGAGCTATCTGCTTAtctggacagtgacaatgtcactgcatatgaggatgactttgatctacttctctggtggcgtgaccataAGCTAACATATCCAGTGCTTTCTATCATAGCTAGAGACATTATGTCAGTTTCAGTTTCAACAGTGTCTTCATAA
- the LOC136517178 gene encoding zinc finger BED domain-containing protein RICESLEEPER 1-like isoform X2 has protein sequence MSVADASSSSCGLERARRPPAPSRNGAGEAAMADEDGLLPIGLAPEGENDDDTRADAAALFGIDLGDGSAAPIDVDADGGEGATATANSNGSAPSVAGTGNTSKRKSPVWADFEEIYEVINGSRICTKAVCKMCKSTLSARSAAGTGHLKRHQKSCRIKTNQCARVQSRLSYNPDGSVYNWDYKPEVARSELCRLIAKLDLPLGIGETDAWEEYIVRAHNPRFVKVSRQTTTRDLGKLFNERRNIIKNCVLSGASSVGLTSDIWSGNAKEDYISVVAHYVSADWELQKKVIGLRLIEVKHTGENIAEKVACVIEEFGLLDKVFSVTLDNASSNAKAMETLTPMFAGYLGSEPAPTPLDPNKVKYHLVHQRCACHIINLIVKSGLKRFKPYTEDFRTAINFLNSSNQRIALFKNFCIAKGVRPRKFGLDMDVRWNATYLMLKHLLPYKDVFSVFINSNYGSTLLTASHWYIADKILEFLEVFYDSTVTLFGVYYPTSPLILHHLLDIITHLHESSNDQNLFSIVYPMKLKYLKYWKDIPLLYSFAFILDPRGKLRGLFNVLTIMQQKTGFDYSSYYGIVKIEIFKLFNKYEEKFGAARSQRRAAHPANITGKRKQAWGRIFGGPGASGVVGPSPASAPSPSLSTSAAACELSAYLDSDNVTAYEDDFDLLLWWRDHKLTYPVLSIIARDIMSVSVSTVSS, from the exons AT gtcggtagccgatgcaTCGTCTTCTAGCTGCGGCTTAGAGCGTGCAAGGCGGCCACCCGCACCGTCGAGGAACGGGGCTGGAGAGGCGGCCATGGCCGACGAGGATGGCCTCCTGCCGATTGGCCTGGCCCCAGAGGGCGAGAACGACGACGACACTCGAGCCGACGCTGCTGCGTTGTTCGGTATCGATCTTGGGGACGGCTCTGCTGCTCCGATCGATGTGGACGCGGACGGTGGCGAAGGGGCGACGGCGACTGCGAACTCCAACGGCTCTGCTCCTTCAGTTGCTGGAACAGGTAACACTAGTAAGCGCAAATCGCCTGTGTGGGCTGATTTTGAGGAGATCTATGAGGTTATTAATGGTTCTAGAATTTGCACCAAGGCTGTTTGTAAGATGTGCAAATCTACCTTGTCTGCTAGATCTGCTGCTGGCACTGGTCACTTAAAAAGGCACCAAAAATCATGTAGGATTAAAACTAATCAATGTGCTAGGGTTCAATCTAGGCTTTCAtacaatcctgatggttctgttTATAATTGGGATTATAAACCTGAAGTTGCTAGATCTGAATTATGTCGTTTGATTGCTAAGCTTGATCTGCCTTTAGGAATTGGTGAGACTGATGCTTGGGAAGAATACATTGTTAGAGCTCATAATCCTAGGTTTGTTAAGGTctctagacagaccaccactagagatcttggcaAACTTTTTAATGAACGACGTAATATAATTAAGAATTGTGTGTTGTCTGGTGCTTCTTCTGTTGGTCTGacatcagacatttggtctggtaatgcaaaGGAAGACTATAtcagtgttgttgctcactatgtgtCTGCTGACTGGGAGTTGCAGAAAAAGGTAATTGGTCTCCGCTTGATTGAGGTAAAACATACTGGTGAGAATATTGCAGAAAAAGTTGCTTGTGTGATTGAAGAATTTGGTTTGCTTGACAAAGTGTTCTCTGTTACTCTTGACAATGCTTCTTCcaatgctaaggctatggaaacattgacacctatgtttgctggttatCTGGGTTCTGAACCTGCACCTACACCTTTAGATCCTAATAAGGTTAAGTATCATCTtgtgcatcaacgttgtgcttgcCATATTATTAATCTGATAGTAAAATCTGGCTTAAAAAGGTTCAAACCTTACACTGAGGATTTCAGAACTGCTATTAACTTTTTGAATTCATCTAATCAAAGGATTGCTTTGTTCAAGAACTTTTGCAttgctaagggtgttagacctagaaaatttggtttggatatggatgttagatggaatgctacatatcttatgcttaaacaccTGCTTCCATATAAGGATGTTTTTTCTGTCTTCATTAATTCCAACTATGGCTCAACGTTGTTAACTGCAAGTCACTGGTATATTGCTGATAAAATACTTGAATTCCTAGAAGTTTTTTATGACTCCACAGTCACTCTTTttggtgtttactatccaactagtccacttattCTACACCATCTGCTAGATATTATAACTCATTTGCATGAAAGTTCAAATGATCAGAATCTGTTTTCTATTgtctatcctatgaagcttaaataccTAAAATACTGGAAGGACATACCTCTACTgtattcatttgcattcattcttgatcctagaggtaAATTGAGAGGTTTATTTAATGTTCTTACCATAATGCAACAAAAAACTGGTTTTGACTACAGTTCTTATTATGGTATTGTGAAAATTGAAATTTTCAAGTTGTTTAACAAGTATGAAgaaaagtttggtgcagctaggtctcaaaggagGGCTGCACATCCTGCAAACATCACAGGTAAGAGGAAGCAGGCATGGGGAAGAATTTTTGGAGGCCCTGGAGCATCTGGTGTTGTTGGACCTTCCCCTGCCTCTGCTCCCAGTCCTTCTTTATCTACTTCTGCTGCTGCTTGTGAGCTATCTGCTTAtctggacagtgacaatgtcactgcatatgaggatgactttgatctacttctctggtggcgtgaccataAGCTAACATATCCAGTGCTTTCTATCATAGCTAGAGACATTATGTCAGTTTCAGTTTCAACAGTGTCTTCATAA
- the LOC136517178 gene encoding zinc finger BED domain-containing protein RICESLEEPER 1-like isoform X1: MVGPARQVDGASDIFSQSPLYLLLSVADASSSSCGLERARRPPAPSRNGAGEAAMADEDGLLPIGLAPEGENDDDTRADAAALFGIDLGDGSAAPIDVDADGGEGATATANSNGSAPSVAGTGNTSKRKSPVWADFEEIYEVINGSRICTKAVCKMCKSTLSARSAAGTGHLKRHQKSCRIKTNQCARVQSRLSYNPDGSVYNWDYKPEVARSELCRLIAKLDLPLGIGETDAWEEYIVRAHNPRFVKVSRQTTTRDLGKLFNERRNIIKNCVLSGASSVGLTSDIWSGNAKEDYISVVAHYVSADWELQKKVIGLRLIEVKHTGENIAEKVACVIEEFGLLDKVFSVTLDNASSNAKAMETLTPMFAGYLGSEPAPTPLDPNKVKYHLVHQRCACHIINLIVKSGLKRFKPYTEDFRTAINFLNSSNQRIALFKNFCIAKGVRPRKFGLDMDVRWNATYLMLKHLLPYKDVFSVFINSNYGSTLLTASHWYIADKILEFLEVFYDSTVTLFGVYYPTSPLILHHLLDIITHLHESSNDQNLFSIVYPMKLKYLKYWKDIPLLYSFAFILDPRGKLRGLFNVLTIMQQKTGFDYSSYYGIVKIEIFKLFNKYEEKFGAARSQRRAAHPANITGKRKQAWGRIFGGPGASGVVGPSPASAPSPSLSTSAAACELSAYLDSDNVTAYEDDFDLLLWWRDHKLTYPVLSIIARDIMSVSVSTVSS, translated from the exons ATGGTGGGCCCTGCTAGGCAAGTGGACGGAGCATCTGACATCTTCTCTCAAAGTCCTCTCTATTTACTATT gtcggtagccgatgcaTCGTCTTCTAGCTGCGGCTTAGAGCGTGCAAGGCGGCCACCCGCACCGTCGAGGAACGGGGCTGGAGAGGCGGCCATGGCCGACGAGGATGGCCTCCTGCCGATTGGCCTGGCCCCAGAGGGCGAGAACGACGACGACACTCGAGCCGACGCTGCTGCGTTGTTCGGTATCGATCTTGGGGACGGCTCTGCTGCTCCGATCGATGTGGACGCGGACGGTGGCGAAGGGGCGACGGCGACTGCGAACTCCAACGGCTCTGCTCCTTCAGTTGCTGGAACAGGTAACACTAGTAAGCGCAAATCGCCTGTGTGGGCTGATTTTGAGGAGATCTATGAGGTTATTAATGGTTCTAGAATTTGCACCAAGGCTGTTTGTAAGATGTGCAAATCTACCTTGTCTGCTAGATCTGCTGCTGGCACTGGTCACTTAAAAAGGCACCAAAAATCATGTAGGATTAAAACTAATCAATGTGCTAGGGTTCAATCTAGGCTTTCAtacaatcctgatggttctgttTATAATTGGGATTATAAACCTGAAGTTGCTAGATCTGAATTATGTCGTTTGATTGCTAAGCTTGATCTGCCTTTAGGAATTGGTGAGACTGATGCTTGGGAAGAATACATTGTTAGAGCTCATAATCCTAGGTTTGTTAAGGTctctagacagaccaccactagagatcttggcaAACTTTTTAATGAACGACGTAATATAATTAAGAATTGTGTGTTGTCTGGTGCTTCTTCTGTTGGTCTGacatcagacatttggtctggtaatgcaaaGGAAGACTATAtcagtgttgttgctcactatgtgtCTGCTGACTGGGAGTTGCAGAAAAAGGTAATTGGTCTCCGCTTGATTGAGGTAAAACATACTGGTGAGAATATTGCAGAAAAAGTTGCTTGTGTGATTGAAGAATTTGGTTTGCTTGACAAAGTGTTCTCTGTTACTCTTGACAATGCTTCTTCcaatgctaaggctatggaaacattgacacctatgtttgctggttatCTGGGTTCTGAACCTGCACCTACACCTTTAGATCCTAATAAGGTTAAGTATCATCTtgtgcatcaacgttgtgcttgcCATATTATTAATCTGATAGTAAAATCTGGCTTAAAAAGGTTCAAACCTTACACTGAGGATTTCAGAACTGCTATTAACTTTTTGAATTCATCTAATCAAAGGATTGCTTTGTTCAAGAACTTTTGCAttgctaagggtgttagacctagaaaatttggtttggatatggatgttagatggaatgctacatatcttatgcttaaacaccTGCTTCCATATAAGGATGTTTTTTCTGTCTTCATTAATTCCAACTATGGCTCAACGTTGTTAACTGCAAGTCACTGGTATATTGCTGATAAAATACTTGAATTCCTAGAAGTTTTTTATGACTCCACAGTCACTCTTTttggtgtttactatccaactagtccacttattCTACACCATCTGCTAGATATTATAACTCATTTGCATGAAAGTTCAAATGATCAGAATCTGTTTTCTATTgtctatcctatgaagcttaaataccTAAAATACTGGAAGGACATACCTCTACTgtattcatttgcattcattcttgatcctagaggtaAATTGAGAGGTTTATTTAATGTTCTTACCATAATGCAACAAAAAACTGGTTTTGACTACAGTTCTTATTATGGTATTGTGAAAATTGAAATTTTCAAGTTGTTTAACAAGTATGAAgaaaagtttggtgcagctaggtctcaaaggagGGCTGCACATCCTGCAAACATCACAGGTAAGAGGAAGCAGGCATGGGGAAGAATTTTTGGAGGCCCTGGAGCATCTGGTGTTGTTGGACCTTCCCCTGCCTCTGCTCCCAGTCCTTCTTTATCTACTTCTGCTGCTGCTTGTGAGCTATCTGCTTAtctggacagtgacaatgtcactgcatatgaggatgactttgatctacttctctggtggcgtgaccataAGCTAACATATCCAGTGCTTTCTATCATAGCTAGAGACATTATGTCAGTTTCAGTTTCAACAGTGTCTTCATAA
- the LOC136517179 gene encoding lachrymatory-factor synthase-like has product MEKEPAAAQERWQGTVEATLPSTPASAAWPHIASFCALHRYLPSIDVCELAEGEDGRPGCVRYVASLAPGTTTGEVGIWAREKLLEIDHDARRLAYAVVGSSMGLGSYVATMSIVVGDQEEEAKEPGCRLVWAFECEPVQGWTRDGLLGYLDGGVKAIAARMEEAHAASAVVVAA; this is encoded by the coding sequence ATGGAGAAGGAGCCGGCGGCGGCACAGGAGCGGTGGCAAGGCACGGTGGAGGCCACTCTGCCGTCGACGCCAGCCTCCGCGGCGTGGCCGCACATCGCCAGCTTCTGCGCGCTGCACCGGTACCTCCCGAGCATCGACGTGTGCGAGCTCGCGGAGGGGGAGGACGGCCGGCCCGGGTGCGTCCGCTACGTGGCCTCGCTCGCGCCGGGCACCACCACCGGGGAGGTCGGCATCTGGGCGCGGGAGAAGTTGCTGGAGATCGACCACGACGCCCGCCGGCTCGCGTACGCCGTCGTCGGCAGCAGCATGGGGCTCGGCAGCTACGTCGCCACTATGAGCATCGTCGTCGGTGACCAGGAGGAGGAGGCAAAGGAGCCGGGGTGCAGGCTGGTCTGGGCGTTCGAGTGCGAGCCCGTGCAGGGGTGGACCCGGGACGGGCTCCTCGGCTACCTCGACGGCGGCGTCAAGGCCATCGCCGCGCGGATGGAGGAAGCCCATGCCGCCAGTGCCGTCGTCGTCGCTGCTTGA
- the LOC136517178 gene encoding zinc finger BED domain-containing protein RICESLEEPER 1-like isoform X5 — protein sequence MWTRTVAKGRRRLRTPTALLLQLLEQEDYISVVAHYVSADWELQKKVIGLRLIEVKHTGENIAEKVACVIEEFGLLDKVFSVTLDNASSNAKAMETLTPMFAGYLGSEPAPTPLDPNKVKYHLVHQRCACHIINLIVKSGLKRFKPYTEDFRTAINFLNSSNQRIALFKNFCIAKGVRPRKFGLDMDVRWNATYLMLKHLLPYKDVFSVFINSNYGSTLLTASHWYIADKILEFLEVFYDSTVTLFGVYYPTSPLILHHLLDIITHLHESSNDQNLFSIVYPMKLKYLKYWKDIPLLYSFAFILDPRGKLRGLFNVLTIMQQKTGFDYSSYYGIVKIEIFKLFNKYEEKFGAARSQRRAAHPANITGKRKQAWGRIFGGPGASGVVGPSPASAPSPSLSTSAAACELSAYLDSDNVTAYEDDFDLLLWWRDHKLTYPVLSIIARDIMSVSVSTVSS from the exons ATGTGGACGCGGACGGTGGCGAAGGGGCGACGGCGACTGCGAACTCCAACGGCTCTGCTCCTTCAGTTGCTGGAACAG GAAGACTATAtcagtgttgttgctcactatgtgtCTGCTGACTGGGAGTTGCAGAAAAAGGTAATTGGTCTCCGCTTGATTGAGGTAAAACATACTGGTGAGAATATTGCAGAAAAAGTTGCTTGTGTGATTGAAGAATTTGGTTTGCTTGACAAAGTGTTCTCTGTTACTCTTGACAATGCTTCTTCcaatgctaaggctatggaaacattgacacctatgtttgctggttatCTGGGTTCTGAACCTGCACCTACACCTTTAGATCCTAATAAGGTTAAGTATCATCTtgtgcatcaacgttgtgcttgcCATATTATTAATCTGATAGTAAAATCTGGCTTAAAAAGGTTCAAACCTTACACTGAGGATTTCAGAACTGCTATTAACTTTTTGAATTCATCTAATCAAAGGATTGCTTTGTTCAAGAACTTTTGCAttgctaagggtgttagacctagaaaatttggtttggatatggatgttagatggaatgctacatatcttatgcttaaacaccTGCTTCCATATAAGGATGTTTTTTCTGTCTTCATTAATTCCAACTATGGCTCAACGTTGTTAACTGCAAGTCACTGGTATATTGCTGATAAAATACTTGAATTCCTAGAAGTTTTTTATGACTCCACAGTCACTCTTTttggtgtttactatccaactagtccacttattCTACACCATCTGCTAGATATTATAACTCATTTGCATGAAAGTTCAAATGATCAGAATCTGTTTTCTATTgtctatcctatgaagcttaaataccTAAAATACTGGAAGGACATACCTCTACTgtattcatttgcattcattcttgatcctagaggtaAATTGAGAGGTTTATTTAATGTTCTTACCATAATGCAACAAAAAACTGGTTTTGACTACAGTTCTTATTATGGTATTGTGAAAATTGAAATTTTCAAGTTGTTTAACAAGTATGAAgaaaagtttggtgcagctaggtctcaaaggagGGCTGCACATCCTGCAAACATCACAGGTAAGAGGAAGCAGGCATGGGGAAGAATTTTTGGAGGCCCTGGAGCATCTGGTGTTGTTGGACCTTCCCCTGCCTCTGCTCCCAGTCCTTCTTTATCTACTTCTGCTGCTGCTTGTGAGCTATCTGCTTAtctggacagtgacaatgtcactgcatatgaggatgactttgatctacttctctggtggcgtgaccataAGCTAACATATCCAGTGCTTTCTATCATAGCTAGAGACATTATGTCAGTTTCAGTTTCAACAGTGTCTTCATAA
- the LOC136517178 gene encoding zinc finger BED domain-containing protein RICESLEEPER 1-like isoform X3, with the protein MADEDGLLPIGLAPEGENDDDTRADAAALFGIDLGDGSAAPIDVDADGGEGATATANSNGSAPSVAGTGNTSKRKSPVWADFEEIYEVINGSRICTKAVCKMCKSTLSARSAAGTGHLKRHQKSCRIKTNQCARVQSRLSYNPDGSVYNWDYKPEVARSELCRLIAKLDLPLGIGETDAWEEYIVRAHNPRFVKVSRQTTTRDLGKLFNERRNIIKNCVLSGASSVGLTSDIWSGNAKEDYISVVAHYVSADWELQKKVIGLRLIEVKHTGENIAEKVACVIEEFGLLDKVFSVTLDNASSNAKAMETLTPMFAGYLGSEPAPTPLDPNKVKYHLVHQRCACHIINLIVKSGLKRFKPYTEDFRTAINFLNSSNQRIALFKNFCIAKGVRPRKFGLDMDVRWNATYLMLKHLLPYKDVFSVFINSNYGSTLLTASHWYIADKILEFLEVFYDSTVTLFGVYYPTSPLILHHLLDIITHLHESSNDQNLFSIVYPMKLKYLKYWKDIPLLYSFAFILDPRGKLRGLFNVLTIMQQKTGFDYSSYYGIVKIEIFKLFNKYEEKFGAARSQRRAAHPANITGKRKQAWGRIFGGPGASGVVGPSPASAPSPSLSTSAAACELSAYLDSDNVTAYEDDFDLLLWWRDHKLTYPVLSIIARDIMSVSVSTVSS; encoded by the coding sequence ATGGCCGACGAGGATGGCCTCCTGCCGATTGGCCTGGCCCCAGAGGGCGAGAACGACGACGACACTCGAGCCGACGCTGCTGCGTTGTTCGGTATCGATCTTGGGGACGGCTCTGCTGCTCCGATCGATGTGGACGCGGACGGTGGCGAAGGGGCGACGGCGACTGCGAACTCCAACGGCTCTGCTCCTTCAGTTGCTGGAACAGGTAACACTAGTAAGCGCAAATCGCCTGTGTGGGCTGATTTTGAGGAGATCTATGAGGTTATTAATGGTTCTAGAATTTGCACCAAGGCTGTTTGTAAGATGTGCAAATCTACCTTGTCTGCTAGATCTGCTGCTGGCACTGGTCACTTAAAAAGGCACCAAAAATCATGTAGGATTAAAACTAATCAATGTGCTAGGGTTCAATCTAGGCTTTCAtacaatcctgatggttctgttTATAATTGGGATTATAAACCTGAAGTTGCTAGATCTGAATTATGTCGTTTGATTGCTAAGCTTGATCTGCCTTTAGGAATTGGTGAGACTGATGCTTGGGAAGAATACATTGTTAGAGCTCATAATCCTAGGTTTGTTAAGGTctctagacagaccaccactagagatcttggcaAACTTTTTAATGAACGACGTAATATAATTAAGAATTGTGTGTTGTCTGGTGCTTCTTCTGTTGGTCTGacatcagacatttggtctggtaatgcaaaGGAAGACTATAtcagtgttgttgctcactatgtgtCTGCTGACTGGGAGTTGCAGAAAAAGGTAATTGGTCTCCGCTTGATTGAGGTAAAACATACTGGTGAGAATATTGCAGAAAAAGTTGCTTGTGTGATTGAAGAATTTGGTTTGCTTGACAAAGTGTTCTCTGTTACTCTTGACAATGCTTCTTCcaatgctaaggctatggaaacattgacacctatgtttgctggttatCTGGGTTCTGAACCTGCACCTACACCTTTAGATCCTAATAAGGTTAAGTATCATCTtgtgcatcaacgttgtgcttgcCATATTATTAATCTGATAGTAAAATCTGGCTTAAAAAGGTTCAAACCTTACACTGAGGATTTCAGAACTGCTATTAACTTTTTGAATTCATCTAATCAAAGGATTGCTTTGTTCAAGAACTTTTGCAttgctaagggtgttagacctagaaaatttggtttggatatggatgttagatggaatgctacatatcttatgcttaaacaccTGCTTCCATATAAGGATGTTTTTTCTGTCTTCATTAATTCCAACTATGGCTCAACGTTGTTAACTGCAAGTCACTGGTATATTGCTGATAAAATACTTGAATTCCTAGAAGTTTTTTATGACTCCACAGTCACTCTTTttggtgtttactatccaactagtccacttattCTACACCATCTGCTAGATATTATAACTCATTTGCATGAAAGTTCAAATGATCAGAATCTGTTTTCTATTgtctatcctatgaagcttaaataccTAAAATACTGGAAGGACATACCTCTACTgtattcatttgcattcattcttgatcctagaggtaAATTGAGAGGTTTATTTAATGTTCTTACCATAATGCAACAAAAAACTGGTTTTGACTACAGTTCTTATTATGGTATTGTGAAAATTGAAATTTTCAAGTTGTTTAACAAGTATGAAgaaaagtttggtgcagctaggtctcaaaggagGGCTGCACATCCTGCAAACATCACAGGTAAGAGGAAGCAGGCATGGGGAAGAATTTTTGGAGGCCCTGGAGCATCTGGTGTTGTTGGACCTTCCCCTGCCTCTGCTCCCAGTCCTTCTTTATCTACTTCTGCTGCTGCTTGTGAGCTATCTGCTTAtctggacagtgacaatgtcactgcatatgaggatgactttgatctacttctctggtggcgtgaccataAGCTAACATATCCAGTGCTTTCTATCATAGCTAGAGACATTATGTCAGTTTCAGTTTCAACAGTGTCTTCATAA